The window CTCTGATGATTTCTGACGATTCTTCATGAGAGGAAGCATCGCATTGACAGATCCTGCGCCCACACTGGTTATAAACAAAATCACCGAAGCCAGAATTTTGAAGTTAAACAGGAATATTCCGGTAATTCCGATGGCACCGGGAATGATGGCGGTTAAAAAACCATGACGTGTATTGTCAGCCATTTCCGTAGCCAGTTCAAACAGAGTCGGAACATGTTTCAGCGTATGATCCATCAAAACGATACCGGCAGTATCCAGGGCCGCAGTCGATGCACCCTGAATGGAAACCGACACATTAGCCGTTTTTAAGGCGACTGTGTCATTGATGCCATCCCCTATAAAACATATTGATTTTCCCTGTAGTTGAAGTTCCTGAATAATTTTTGCTTTATCCTGGGGCAATACTTCTGAAAAATAATGCTCAATGCCTAGCTCCTGAGCCAGTTTGCGGGTAGGTGCTTCATGATCTCCGGAGATAATATAGGTGGCGAGTCCCAGTTCCTTGAGTCGCCCGATCACAGATTGTGCTTCAGGACGTAAGGAAACATGGAGTTCCAGAATGCCAATCAATTGCTGGTTGCAGGCCACATACACCAGTCCGTAACCATTGTCTTCAGCCGTTTGTCGGATTTTCTGAACCAGTGCGCCGGGAGAGAGTGAGATCGCTTCGTTCGTCATAAAACGCTCACTTCCCACATGAATCTGAGCGGTTCCCACTTTCACCTTAATGCCGTACCCGATTTCATAAAGAGCATCCTCAATCTCCGGTATCATGATCTGGCACGCCTTAGCCTGTTTGACAATGGCTTTGGCAATGGGGTGTGACTGTTTATGTTCTGCCGCCGCCGCATATTGCAGAATCACTTCTTCCGGTTCATCATTCAGGAGGTAAATCTGACCCACTTGAGGCTCCTCCAGGGTCAGGGTTCCCGTCTTGTCAAACACAACCGTATCCACGTCCTTTAATAATTCCAGACAGCGTCCATCCTTCACCAGAATCCCCTGCTCGGACGCAAGTCTCAGATAATTCAATACTCCCAGGGGAACCGTCATTCGGGTGGTCTCCATAAAGTTACAACTGACCATGGCTGTGGCACTGATCGGTCCCATCATCGCCCATGTCACCCCACCCATCGCAATGGTTGGACCTGCCAGCATATCCGCGAACTGGATGGTTCTGGCTTCCACAGAGGACTTGAAATCAGCCGTATTCTGTAAAATCCTGCCGATCTTGGCCGCCGAGGTTTCACTGGCTTCATGAACCACCTTTACCTGAATTTTTCCGCTAATCACCATCGTGGCGGCAAGCACGGAATCACCGGATACTTTTTCTACCGGTTGAGACTCTCCTGTCAGAATATGTTGATCGACCGAAGCAAAGCCCTGCACCACGATCCCGTCAATCGGAATCATTTCACCAGCCTGAAGGATAATGATATCTCCCGACTTCAGGGTTTCAAACGGAATTTCGATCTCTGTCCCTTCCTTGAACAACCAGACAAATTGAGGCTGCTGACCAAAAATATTTATCATTTGTTTTTTGGACATATCCTCTGTTTTGAGCAACAGTTTGTTGCTTAAAAAAAAGGCAATGGATGCCAGTGATCCAATCCAGTAATATCCGGTAGCAAAGGTTCCTACGATGGCAATGCTGTCCACCGCACTGGCTCGAATCCGTTTTTCATGTATCAGATTATGAAAGGTGTCTTTGAATATGGGCAGGCTGACATAGATGAGCAAGGGCAGGGTAATCAGATTGATGGGCGTATAAACCAATGCGCCCAGTGTTGCTGTTCCCAAAGTAACGCCAGCGACTTTTATATAATGATCGAGTTCCTCCTCAGTCTCCTTATGGGACAGAACCTTTGAAGATTCCGGAATGATTGGAATGTTCGGTTCTTGTTCTCCGGAATCGGATAAAGAGAGTTTTTCAGAAACCAGAATGGGCTTGGAGGTTGGGTTTTCGCCTTCTTTGTAGGCGGAATATCCGGCATAAGCCAATCCGCCTAAAATCAATATTGCTGGAAGCATAGCAGGTTCTCCCTAAAGTAAAGGTACATCAGATGCTTTTAACGCTTGATACGGGATATGTATTTCTTCCAAATCCTCAATTCCCAATTCAATGTCAAGTTGATGATAGGCCTGGTATAAGATTTGTGGTCCCAAATAGGATCAACCCCGTTTTTTAAGGGTTTCTACACATGTTTATACACGGGTGTCATATCGAGCGAAAGTTTGATGAGTTTGTTTTTCAACTGGTTGAGTTTGATGAATTCCTGTCCCCATTTGATCAATTCTGTAGAAAAGATTGGATCAAAGCCCAGCCGACTGCCCACATATCTGAAATAGTCCACTTCTTCGCGTGTCAAGCGGTCATCCGTGATCACCACTGAAGCCAGATACATGATCAGTTGAGAGGCTTTGGTTCGGCTGGTTTTAAGAATTTCCAGTTTGGGTTTTTCCTTTCTCTGGATGAACGACATGATGCGGTTCAGCATGGCTTTGTCTTCAATGAAGGCGAGCAGATATTTCAAATAAGTGATTTCATTCGGCGTGATCTTGCCATCAGCACAGACGACTCCTACAATCGCATGAGCAAACCACTCTTTTTCATGGTCATCCAGAAGCTTGATAAATTTTTGAAATACGATTTTGTTGACATCCACTTCGTCATTTGTCTTTTCATGCATGTTCCCGTAAATCATTTCCATGCCTTCAATGATTTTCTGCAGGGTCTTGTTATCATTTTCAACGTTTTTAATGTGCTGTAATTCTTCAGGGGTCAGGCTCATAGAATTCTCTCTGCGCAATAGCGGTTTACTGTGAATTTTTGTGTTGAAGACGCTCAAAATCGCTCGGATCATGCGAACAAAACAGATCCACTTCTCCGGGATGTTCCTGTTTTAATTGTCTCAACCGTTCCACATTGGCCCTTCGTGTGTCACGGTCCATCACGTTGAATTGCTGGAGTATCGTCAGAACCGGTGTGCAGTGGGGATGCGTTACGGAAACCTCCGCATGATAAAAATAAGCATCGCCGCAATGGAACAACCAACCATTGTCTGTCTTGACCGCAATTCCTGAATGTCCCGGAGTGTGACCGGCAAGGGGAACGATCAGGATTTCGGGCAACTTATCCTGAAGGGCCTGAACCGCTTCCAGTCCGAACCACTGTTCCCCATGCAACGAACGGGGGTCCCACACAGGATGATGATTCCACTGAAGGCGCCGATAACGCAATAACTGCATGAGTCCCGGTGAGACAACGCCCGTCTCATATTCTGTTTTGAAAATGTGAATCTGCGCCTGGGGGAAATCCGCAATACCACCGATGTGATCGAGATCCAGATGGGTCACAATGATATGCCTGACATCACTGGCCTTAAAACCGAGAGTCTCCACCTGTTTCAAGGCGGATTCTTCAGGTTTCAGCGCGGGTAGCAGCATTTTGAGATTCAATCGGCCAATTCGTTTTTCGGGCTTCAGAATATCCTGCATTCCGATGCCGGTATCCACCAGAATCAATCCTTCGTCACTTTCAATGAGCAGACAATGACAAACCAGGTGGGCTTTGGCGAACAAGCCGCCTGAATCATTGACCAGAAAACGTCCACGCACACACATGGTACCGCAATTCAAATGATGTATTCTCATGTGAAACTCTCTGCGAATGTTATGGAAAAGAGGCTCTTTTCAAGGGAGCACGGTTTTTAATGCTGAAGGGTCAATTTGGCTGTTGATCCGGAGTTCAACATGTTCGTTCATCCTATCGCTGAATCCAGGGACGAACATCCACCACATGCATCCCCGCGGAACGGGCCGCTTGCAGTCCGGCCTCCGCATCTTCAAACGCCACGCATTTTTCAGGGGCAATCCCAAGCTGTTTTGCCGCTATCAGAAACACGTCCGGTGCGGGTTTGGGAGGACACGTGCCCCGTGAACTGATCACCGCGTCAAAGAAGGCCAGAATTCCGATTGCCCGCAAGGAAGCTTCTGCGGATTCTTTGGTGCTGCCTGTCGCAACGGCCATGGGGCGTTTTCCATAAAAACAGCGCACAATGTCAACCACAAATGTTACCGGGCGCAATTCACTGGCAGGCAGACTGTGGAAACAGGCATCCCGTTCCGCGGCAAGAGCACCGATATCCACGGTTTTTCCCTGTTCAACAGCCAGACGCCGAATGATCTCATCTACGGGAACACCGGCCCATTGATAAAATCGGGTTTCAGTGAATTCCAACTGGTGACGAGTCATAACAGTATTCCACGCCTGGTAATGCAAGGGCATTGAGTCAACCAGGGTGCCATCGCAATCAAATATCAAACCTTGATATCCTCGGGGTAATTGCCATTCAGACATAGCATTCCTCATCTCGACAGTGGTAAGTTCTCAGCGTTCAGTTTTCAGTTTTTTTGTAAGCGTTCAGCTTTCAGAAACCTTTTTGTAAAAATTAGATATATTTTCTGACAGTAAGCCGAATCATGGCAATTCGTACCATGTTTTCAGCAGTTTCAATAAGAATTTCAAAGTCTTTAGCAAGTCGTCGGAATCCTCCAAACCAGGCGAGAGTTCGTTCAACAATCCAACGTTTGGGTAAAATGGTCATTTTCCCATCGTTGGAGTTTTTGGGTTGATCCTTGACGGTTTTGGAAATATCAAGGCGTTTTCCCAGTTGTTCCCGGACAAAGTCCACGGAGGTTCCCTGGTAGCCGCCATCGGCGGAAAAAGCGTCAAGCGAAGGATAACGTTCCAGCGCTTCCTGGAAGACACGGCATCCCTCCACCGTGTCGGATTTATTGGCGGCATGTACGATGATATGGAGCAGGTTTCCCAGAATGTTGACACAGATATGGCGTTTGCGGCCTTTCACTTTTTTCCCGCCGTCAATGCCACGATCGTCGCTATCATATGGGGTTTTCACACTTTGGGAATCGACGATTCCATAGGAAGGTGTGGCGGAACGCCCTTGTTTTTGACGGGCAAGGGAGTTGAGAGCATCCAGGATTTTTTGCCATGTTCCATTCCGACACCACTTGCGATAGTGGTCATAGACCGTTTGCCAAGGCGGAAAATCATGAGGAAGATACTCCCATTGACAACCCGTTTTGTTGATATAAAAGATGGCATTGATAATCGTTCGTCGGCTGTGAATATGGGAAGACCCCCGACCATCCTTGGGACGGAGAAAGGGTTCGATCACGGACCATTCGGCATCGGTAACGTCGCTGGGATACATAGTACCTCGTAGGGAGTAGGTTGGAAATACCCCCTTTATACCATCTTTATGACAATTGATGAAGAATCTAAAAAATAACTTTTTTTTTACCAAAAGGCTTCTTATAGAAAAGTGTCAGCTCATATCATTCAAGGAAAAGAATCCTTTTTCATTCATACATTGACTAACTTGATTGGAACACAAACAGATTTATTGGTAATATCCCCTGAGCACGACGGAATCTGTGCTATGGGAGATTTTTCAAGGTTGAATATTCAGGATTTTGTCAGGCAAACAAAAGATATTACGGGGGTAAGATATTTAAAAATGGTTGAGAAACCTTTTGTATGAGATGATTCAACTTTTTTTATAAACTTCTCTCCTATGTCCTACCGCAATGACTAATACAATGAGTTTTTCATCAAAAATTTCACAAAGAACCCGATAATCACCAATCCTATAACGCCAATATCCGCTTTTGTCACCTTTTAACGGTTCTCCAAAGTGGCGTGGATTTTTGCAATCTTCTATTCGTTCACTGAGAAAATCCAAAATCCGTTTTTGGGTGGAACGATCCATTTTTCTGATTTGCTTTTCGGCAACGGTTCCGATTTTAATTTTCCAACCCAAGTTCTTTCCTTAATTCCGCTAATGATTTTGTGGTTTTTTGTTGAGATGTTGCTTTTTCCACTAAGGCTAAATCTTCTTCATCTTCCAGCATTCTTAGAATAGCATCTCGAACGATGGAGCTTTTCGTTTTACCTTTGGCTACCGCCAAAGCGGATATTTGTGCTTCGATGGTTGAATCAAGACGCAAGGCAATCATAAATAATCCTTTAACAAAAGTTATACAGTGTTATACAAATAGTAGATTCTTTGATTTTGGTAATCAAGATGTTTTTGTGAATCTTTCCTTTTGCTGAAAAGAAACGTGACAAATGAAAACATAAAAATTACCTTGTTTTATGTAACAAAGTAGTAAACATTATAGGAACAGTTTTAAACTAAATTTTGGATAAATTGAACGAAATCAATGGTTTTGTGGAAGATATTTTTTGTTTTGTCAAATCCAGTCGCTCCGACCATTTTTTCCTTCCTTGTTCACGTTCCTTCCCAAACTACCAAGTTCCTTTAACATAGTTCTTGATTCACGTTTTATCAGGAAAATCCACATGAGACCAACAAGTGATTTGCACGTTACAGGCACAGAACCCATCATCACGCCAACACATTTAAAAGCTTCAGTTCTGATGAGTGAGACCGCTAATTCCACGGTCATAACCTCGCGAGAAATCGTTGAAAATATCCTTGATGGTAAAGACCGACGTTTGCTGGCGGTCATCGGCCCCTGTTCCATCCATGACGTGGATGCCGCGATGGATTATGCCAAACGTTTGAAAAAACTGGCTGATCACATTCAGGACCGAATTTTTGTAGTGATGCGGGTATATTTTGAAAAACCAAGAACCACGGTAGGCTGGAAAGGCCTGATCAATGACCCTGATCTGAATGAAACCTACAACATTGACAAAGGTTTGCGCCTTGCCAGAAAACTGCTCATCGACCTCAATGAAATGTGCTTGCCGACGGGCACTGAAATGCTGGATCCCATCACCCCCCAGTACATTGCGGATCTCATTTCGTGGAGTGCCATCGGAGCCCGCACCACAGAATCACAGAAACATCGTGAAATGGCCAGTGGTCTATCCATGCCTGTGGGATTCAAGAATGGAACAGACGGAGGACTTGCTGTAGCCGTTAACGCCATGAAATCAGCAAGAGAACCGCATCATTTTCTGGGAATTGATGAACAAAGCCGGGTAGCGATCATTAAAACATCAGGCAATCCCTACGGGCACATCGTATTGAGAGGTGGTTCACAAGGTGACAATTATCACCGGGACGCCATCAAAATTACAGAATCAGAATTGAGCAAAGCCGGACTCCGCACAACAATAATGGTAGATTGCAGTCATGCAAACTCCAATAAAGATCCCTTTAAGCAAGAAACAGTACTCAAAGATATCACGTCCCAGATTGTGGCAGGAAACCAGTCTATAATCGGATTCATGATAGAAAGTAATCTATATGCGGGCAATCAGGAAATTTCACCTGCTATGAAATATGGCGTGTCGGTAACGGATAAATGTCTGGACTGGGAAAATACAGAAAGAATTCTCATTGAAACATGGAAACAAATCCAACGATAATCAGGTTTAGTTACAAACCTTGTTTTGGCATTGATGCTCTGTCTGCACATGAATATCTACGGGTAAATTGCAGTAATCTATCTCATAAAAAAAAACTTGTGTTTCAAATGGTCTCATTGCATTTTCTCCGTCTTGTCAGTTGCGACTGCTCACATAATTATGCAGGATAATTCTTTATATCAGGAGGTTTCATGGCTTATATTGTTACCGCATATTGTGAAAACTGCCGTTACACAGACTGCGTGGAAGTGTGTCCGGTGGAAGCATTCCATGAAGGCCCCACCATGCTTTATATCAATCCGGAAACATGCATTGACTGTAATGCCTGTGTGGAAGAGTGCCCCGTGGAAGCGATTTATGCCGATGTGGATTTACCAGCACAATGGGAGAGTTACACCCAGTTGAATGCTGATAAATCACAGGAATACCCGGTGATCACAGAGAAAAAAGATCCATTGCCTACCGCAAAGACACTGGAACAACTGAAGGCCCAGGGGTAATATACCCTTATGCAGTTGCAGGTAAAAATTCATGATCTTTCTCAAGAAGAACTGGTGCTGGAGGCCTTTCCCGCACCTTCAGATTATGAACGCATTCAGGAAGCGATAGGACCGCAAAAGGAGCCATTCCACTACATTCTTAAATTGTCCAGACAGGGGGATAGAATCACACTCAATGGGCACATGTATGGTCATTGGAAGTTGATTTGTGATCGTTGTCTGAGTCCATATCAATACGATCAGGAAGAGATATTTCAGACACAGTTTCTTCCAGAACAGGAAGTCCCGGTTGAGAGCGAAACAATATTGTCACTGAATGATCTGGAAACAGAGTTTTATCAGGGCGATTGTCTGGATCTGAAAGATCTTCTTGAAGATCAAATACTTCTTGGAATTCCTTTTAAAAAACTGTGCACGGAAGAATGTCTTGGTCGTTGTTCCCGTTGTGGAATTAATCTCAATGAACAGCACTGCGAGTGTTCCCGCATGATTGATCCAGATCATCCGTTTGCCGCCTTATCACAATTGATTCAGAAATAGTTCCGCAAAGGTTTTAAGTTGGATAACCTTTGTAGCTATTGAAGAATATGTTTTCTTCATTCCAGAAATACTGATTGAAGATTTATTTTTTTATCACGAGAATGACGTTTATTCTCTTTAACACACCATAATAAACATTGAGGTCCTATGGCAGTACCTGAGAAGAAAATTTCCAGAAAACGCAGAAATCAGCGACGCGCTCACATCAAACTGGAAACACCCGGATTATCATCCTGTACCAATTGCGGTGCAACCATTCAACCCCATAGAATCTGTCCTGAGTGTGGTTATTACAAAGGAATTCTAATCACAGAAGTCGACAATTATTGATTTGGATAAAGTTCCGATAAAGGTTGATTATGTGGATTGCTGTTGACGCAATGGGTGGCGATACGCCGTTAACCATACCCGTAGAAGGTGCGGTTCGTGCTATCAATGATTTTGATCTCAACGTTGCTTTGGTTGGACAGGAAACCGCGATCCGTCAGGAGTTGCAGAAATATTCCTACGATCCTTCCAAAATTAAAATCATCCATTGTGATGAATATGTACGGATGGAAGAATCGCCGGCTGTTGCGTTACGCCAGAAAAAAAATTCATCCATTCGAGTTGCTATCGACAAGCACAAAGCTGGCGAAGTGGATGCTGTTGTGAGTGCCGGACACACAGGTGCGTCTATGGCTACGGCTAAAATGGTATTGAAATCGCTCAAAGGCATCGATCGTCCCGCTATTATCGCGGTCATGCCCTCCAGCAAAGGAAACTTTGTTCTTCTTGACGTTGGGGCGAATACCGACTGCAAGCCACATTACCTCCTCGAATTCGCACTCATGGGTGAAGCCTATTCCCAGGGTATTCTCCATAATCCCAATCCACGGGTTGGACTGTTGAACAATGGTGAAGAGGAAGGCAAGGGCAATTATCTCGCCAAGGAAACTTACAATCTCCTTAAAGAAAGTACTTTGAACTTTGTGGGAAACATTGAAGGCAAAGCCATGTTTAAAGGCGAGGCCGATGTGGTGGTTTGTGATGGATTTGTAGGAAATGTCACTTTGAAAGTAGCCGAAGGTACGTTTGATCTGATCAAAACATTCTTACAGGAAGAAATCACCAAATCATTTCTGGCCAAAATCAGTTATCTGGGAATGAAACCTATTTTTAAAGCACTCAAAGAACGTGCGGATTATAAGGAAATTGGTGGAGCCCCTCTGCTGGGTGTGAATGGAACAGTGATTATCTGTCATGGCAGTTCCTCAGCCACCGCCATTCGGAATGCGGTCAAACATGCTCATGATTGTGCGACAGTTGGACTCAATGACATGATTGCCAAGTTGCTCAATGCCAACCAGCAGTTGATTGAAAAGGCCATCAACCTCCCTCAATCATAAACTTCTCTCATCCTGTTTTTCCATTTGTCAGCCATCCTTAAAATGGATTCTTCCCTGGTCATTTGATGAATCTCATCCAGGGGAATCCATCTCAATTCCAGTGATTCCTCGTTTGCGGAAAAGGCTTCACTGGAAGATATCAACGCGAACCGCACATCTATGTGACAGCGATGAGTTATGACGCAAAAACAGAAGGATGTTTATTAAACCATGGTTGTGCGGCTTCAAGTTTGGCGGCCAATCGAAGCAACTTGGCATCTTCTCCGAATTTGGCAATAAACTGAACGCCAACTGGAAGTTTGTTCAAAGTCCAGTGCATCGGCACCGACATGGCGGGTTGACCGGTCAGATTTGCCAATTGGGTGAACGGAAGTTTACTGAAATTTCTGTGTGCCACCTGTTCCACAACGCCTGCTTTACGAAGAATTTGC is drawn from SAR324 cluster bacterium and contains these coding sequences:
- a CDS encoding heavy metal translocating P-type ATPase, whose amino-acid sequence is MLPAILILGGLAYAGYSAYKEGENPTSKPILVSEKLSLSDSGEQEPNIPIIPESSKVLSHKETEEELDHYIKVAGVTLGTATLGALVYTPINLITLPLLIYVSLPIFKDTFHNLIHEKRIRASAVDSIAIVGTFATGYYWIGSLASIAFFLSNKLLLKTEDMSKKQMINIFGQQPQFVWLFKEGTEIEIPFETLKSGDIIILQAGEMIPIDGIVVQGFASVDQHILTGESQPVEKVSGDSVLAATMVISGKIQVKVVHEASETSAAKIGRILQNTADFKSSVEARTIQFADMLAGPTIAMGGVTWAMMGPISATAMVSCNFMETTRMTVPLGVLNYLRLASEQGILVKDGRCLELLKDVDTVVFDKTGTLTLEEPQVGQIYLLNDEPEEVILQYAAAAEHKQSHPIAKAIVKQAKACQIMIPEIEDALYEIGYGIKVKVGTAQIHVGSERFMTNEAISLSPGALVQKIRQTAEDNGYGLVYVACNQQLIGILELHVSLRPEAQSVIGRLKELGLATYIISGDHEAPTRKLAQELGIEHYFSEVLPQDKAKIIQELQLQGKSICFIGDGINDTVALKTANVSVSIQGASTAALDTAGIVLMDHTLKHVPTLFELATEMADNTRHGFLTAIIPGAIGITGIFLFNFKILASVILFITSVGAGSVNAMLPLMKNRQKSSELLVEEDSHSA
- a CDS encoding MBL fold metallo-hydrolase, which gives rise to MRIHHLNCGTMCVRGRFLVNDSGGLFAKAHLVCHCLLIESDEGLILVDTGIGMQDILKPEKRIGRLNLKMLLPALKPEESALKQVETLGFKASDVRHIIVTHLDLDHIGGIADFPQAQIHIFKTEYETGVVSPGLMQLLRYRRLQWNHHPVWDPRSLHGEQWFGLEAVQALQDKLPEILIVPLAGHTPGHSGIAVKTDNGWLFHCGDAYFYHAEVSVTHPHCTPVLTILQQFNVMDRDTRRANVERLRQLKQEHPGEVDLFCSHDPSDFERLQHKNSQ
- a CDS encoding HAD-IA family hydrolase, yielding MSEWQLPRGYQGLIFDCDGTLVDSMPLHYQAWNTVMTRHQLEFTETRFYQWAGVPVDEIIRRLAVEQGKTVDIGALAAERDACFHSLPASELRPVTFVVDIVRCFYGKRPMAVATGSTKESAEASLRAIGILAFFDAVISSRGTCPPKPAPDVFLIAAKQLGIAPEKCVAFEDAEAGLQAARSAGMHVVDVRPWIQR
- a CDS encoding IS5 family transposase, translated to MYPSDVTDAEWSVIEPFLRPKDGRGSSHIHSRRTIINAIFYINKTGCQWEYLPHDFPPWQTVYDHYRKWCRNGTWQKILDALNSLARQKQGRSATPSYGIVDSQSVKTPYDSDDRGIDGGKKVKGRKRHICVNILGNLLHIIVHAANKSDTVEGCRVFQEALERYPSLDAFSADGGYQGTSVDFVREQLGKRLDISKTVKDQPKNSNDGKMTILPKRWIVERTLAWFGGFRRLAKDFEILIETAENMVRIAMIRLTVRKYI
- a CDS encoding type II toxin-antitoxin system RelE/ParE family toxin; translated protein: MGWKIKIGTVAEKQIRKMDRSTQKRILDFLSERIEDCKNPRHFGEPLKGDKSGYWRYRIGDYRVLCEIFDEKLIVLVIAVGHRREVYKKS
- a CDS encoding CopG family transcriptional regulator yields the protein MIALRLDSTIEAQISALAVAKGKTKSSIVRDAILRMLEDEEDLALVEKATSQQKTTKSLAELRKELGLEN
- a CDS encoding 3-deoxy-7-phosphoheptulonate synthase, translated to MRPTSDLHVTGTEPIITPTHLKASVLMSETANSTVITSREIVENILDGKDRRLLAVIGPCSIHDVDAAMDYAKRLKKLADHIQDRIFVVMRVYFEKPRTTVGWKGLINDPDLNETYNIDKGLRLARKLLIDLNEMCLPTGTEMLDPITPQYIADLISWSAIGARTTESQKHREMASGLSMPVGFKNGTDGGLAVAVNAMKSAREPHHFLGIDEQSRVAIIKTSGNPYGHIVLRGGSQGDNYHRDAIKITESELSKAGLRTTIMVDCSHANSNKDPFKQETVLKDITSQIVAGNQSIIGFMIESNLYAGNQEISPAMKYGVSVTDKCLDWENTERILIETWKQIQR
- a CDS encoding ferredoxin family protein — its product is MAYIVTAYCENCRYTDCVEVCPVEAFHEGPTMLYINPETCIDCNACVEECPVEAIYADVDLPAQWESYTQLNADKSQEYPVITEKKDPLPTAKTLEQLKAQG
- a CDS encoding DUF177 domain-containing protein, coding for MQLQVKIHDLSQEELVLEAFPAPSDYERIQEAIGPQKEPFHYILKLSRQGDRITLNGHMYGHWKLICDRCLSPYQYDQEEIFQTQFLPEQEVPVESETILSLNDLETEFYQGDCLDLKDLLEDQILLGIPFKKLCTEECLGRCSRCGINLNEQHCECSRMIDPDHPFAALSQLIQK
- the rpmF gene encoding 50S ribosomal protein L32, producing the protein MAVPEKKISRKRRNQRRAHIKLETPGLSSCTNCGATIQPHRICPECGYYKGILITEVDNY
- the plsX gene encoding phosphate acyltransferase PlsX, with protein sequence MWIAVDAMGGDTPLTIPVEGAVRAINDFDLNVALVGQETAIRQELQKYSYDPSKIKIIHCDEYVRMEESPAVALRQKKNSSIRVAIDKHKAGEVDAVVSAGHTGASMATAKMVLKSLKGIDRPAIIAVMPSSKGNFVLLDVGANTDCKPHYLLEFALMGEAYSQGILHNPNPRVGLLNNGEEEGKGNYLAKETYNLLKESTLNFVGNIEGKAMFKGEADVVVCDGFVGNVTLKVAEGTFDLIKTFLQEEITKSFLAKISYLGMKPIFKALKERADYKEIGGAPLLGVNGTVIICHGSSSATAIRNAVKHAHDCATVGLNDMIAKLLNANQQLIEKAINLPQS